The proteins below come from a single Tissierella sp. MB52-C2 genomic window:
- a CDS encoding NYN domain-containing protein encodes MAKRNKKIKEYLFVDGYNIINSWDRFNNLKKSHLEEARNELIEIMMEYKHYSGIEIIIVFDAHLVRGNYGTQENHNGLEVIYTKENETADQYIEKKLDEIGRIKTVRVATSDWMEQQIILGRGGTRISARELEMEIFNQKKLMKRNRANENKKNDLLLGRLDEETVKRLNDLISEKNDLD; translated from the coding sequence ATGGCTAAAAGAAATAAAAAGATTAAGGAATATCTTTTTGTTGATGGATATAATATTATTAATTCATGGGACAGATTTAATAATCTAAAAAAATCCCATCTAGAAGAAGCGCGAAATGAGCTCATAGAAATTATGATGGAATATAAACATTATTCAGGTATAGAAATAATAATCGTATTTGATGCACATTTAGTAAGGGGCAATTATGGTACGCAGGAGAATCATAATGGTTTAGAAGTAATATATACTAAAGAAAATGAAACAGCAGATCAATATATAGAGAAAAAGCTAGATGAAATAGGTAGAATAAAAACAGTACGGGTAGCTACATCAGATTGGATGGAACAACAAATTATATTAGGACGTGGAGGCACTAGAATATCTGCGAGGGAACTAGAGATGGAAATATTTAACCAAAAAAAACTAATGAAACGTAATAGAGCTAATGAAAATAAGAAAAATGATTTACTGCTAGGGAGGTTAGATGAAGAAACTGTAAAAAGATTGAATGATCTAATTAGTGAGAAAAATGACCTTGACTAA
- the rlmB gene encoding 23S rRNA (guanosine(2251)-2'-O)-methyltransferase RlmB, whose translation MDFQYVVGRNPVLEILKADREIEKLYVLNGDLQGSINKIIGIARDRNIIIQQVDKNKLDSLSEGNAHQGVVALVTSYGYVDLDDILNKAKEKEQQPFIVILDGIEDPHNLGSIIRTAECAGVHGIIIPKRRSAVVNQTVYKSSAGAVEHMLVAKVNNIVNTIEELKQKGLWIYGADMTGNDYYKTSLDGGVALVIGNEGKGISRLVKEKCDVLVKIPMLGKVSSLNASNAASILIYEVVRQNYG comes from the coding sequence ATGGATTTTCAATATGTTGTAGGAAGAAATCCGGTTTTAGAAATACTTAAGGCAGATAGAGAAATAGAGAAGTTATACGTTTTGAATGGTGATCTTCAAGGTTCGATAAATAAAATAATTGGAATCGCAAGAGATAGAAATATTATAATTCAACAAGTTGATAAGAATAAACTAGACTCACTATCAGAAGGCAATGCTCATCAAGGAGTAGTTGCTTTAGTTACTTCGTATGGTTATGTAGACTTAGATGATATACTTAATAAAGCTAAGGAAAAGGAGCAACAACCATTTATAGTGATATTAGATGGAATAGAAGATCCACATAATCTAGGTTCCATAATTAGAACAGCGGAATGTGCAGGTGTTCATGGAATAATTATCCCAAAGAGACGTTCGGCAGTAGTTAATCAAACGGTTTATAAAAGTTCTGCTGGTGCAGTAGAACATATGCTTGTGGCAAAAGTAAACAATATTGTCAATACAATAGAGGAGTTGAAACAAAAGGGTTTATGGATCTATGGTGCAGATATGACTGGTAATGATTATTATAAAACATCTTTAGATGGTGGAGTGGCATTGGTAATAGGCAATGAAGGAAAAGGAATTTCCCGATTAGTTAAAGAAAAATGCGATGTATTAGTTAAAATTCCAATGCTAGGTAAGGTATCTTCTTTAAATGCTTCCAATGCAGCATCTATATTAATTTACGAGGTAGTAAGACAGAACTATGGCTAA
- the tuf gene encoding elongation factor Tu — MAKAKFERTKPHVNIGTIGHVDHGKTTLTAAITMVLNKRFGSGEAISYDNIDKAPEERERGITISTSHVEYETANRHYAHVDCPGHADYVKNMITGAAQMDGAILVVSAADGPMPQTREHILLSRNVGVPKIVVFLNKQDMVDDEELIELVEMEVRELLSEYDFDGDGTPIVVGSALKAIEEPDGPWGDKIVKLMEEVDAYVPQPERDTDKPFLMPVEDVFSITGRGTVATGRVERGIVKTGDNVEIVGLAEEARTVVVTGVEMFRKLLDEAQAGDNIGALLRGVQRSEIERGQVLAKPKSINPHLKFESEVYVLSKEEGGRHTPFFNGYRPQFYFRTTDVTGDIKLEEGVEMVMPGDNAKFTIELITPIAIEEGLRFSIREGGRTVGSGVVTKVLA, encoded by the coding sequence ATGGCAAAAGCAAAATTTGAAAGAACTAAACCACACGTAAACATAGGAACAATAGGACACGTAGACCATGGTAAGACAACATTAACAGCAGCTATTACAATGGTATTAAACAAGAGATTCGGTTCAGGAGAAGCAATAAGCTATGACAACATAGATAAAGCACCAGAGGAAAGAGAAAGAGGAATAACAATTTCTACATCACACGTAGAATATGAAACAGCAAATCGTCACTATGCACACGTAGACTGCCCAGGTCACGCTGACTATGTAAAGAACATGATCACAGGAGCAGCACAAATGGATGGAGCTATCTTAGTAGTATCAGCAGCAGATGGTCCAATGCCACAAACAAGAGAGCATATCCTATTATCAAGAAACGTAGGAGTGCCAAAGATAGTAGTATTCTTAAACAAACAAGACATGGTAGATGACGAAGAGTTAATCGAATTAGTAGAAATGGAAGTAAGAGAATTATTATCAGAATATGACTTTGATGGAGATGGAACACCAATCGTAGTAGGTTCAGCATTAAAAGCAATAGAAGAACCAGACGGACCATGGGGAGACAAAATAGTTAAACTAATGGAAGAAGTAGACGCATACGTTCCACAACCAGAAAGAGATACAGATAAACCATTCCTAATGCCAGTAGAGGACGTATTCTCAATTACAGGAAGAGGAACAGTAGCAACAGGAAGAGTAGAAAGAGGAATCGTAAAAACAGGAGACAACGTAGAAATCGTTGGATTAGCAGAAGAAGCAAGAACAGTAGTAGTAACAGGAGTAGAGATGTTCAGAAAACTACTAGATGAAGCACAAGCAGGAGATAACATAGGAGCTTTATTAAGAGGGGTTCAAAGAAGTGAAATTGAAAGAGGTCAAGTATTAGCAAAGCCAAAATCAATAAACCCACACTTAAAATTTGAATCAGAAGTATATGTATTATCAAAAGAAGAGGGTGGAAGACATACACCATTCTTCAACGGATATAGACCACAATTCTACTTCAGAACAACAGACGTAACAGGTGATATCAAATTAGAAGAAGGCGTAGAAATGGTAATGCCAGGAGATAATGCAAAATTCACAATAGAATTAATTACTCCAATAGCAATAGAAGAAGGACTAAGATTCTCAATTCGTGAAGGTGGAAGAACAGTAGGTTCAGGAGTTGTAACTAAAGTTCTTGCATAA
- the sigH gene encoding RNA polymerase sporulation sigma factor SigH, protein MHLSLYDDIELNSYTNMSDEDVVAFAKTDDAVALEYLINKYKNIVKCKARSYYLIGADKEDIVQEGMIGLYKAIRDYDKDKLASFRAFAEICITRQIITAIKTATRQKHIPLNSYVSLNKPIYDEESDRTLLDIVTGINTSDPEELMIGREELDFMEGKIGEILSELEWEVLMSYVDGMSYQEIAENLDRHVKSIDNALQRVKRKLEKILENKM, encoded by the coding sequence GTGCATTTAAGCTTGTATGATGACATTGAACTAAATAGCTATACAAATATGAGTGATGAGGATGTAGTGGCTTTTGCTAAGACTGATGATGCTGTAGCTTTAGAATATTTGATCAATAAGTATAAAAATATAGTAAAGTGTAAAGCTAGGTCTTATTATTTAATAGGTGCTGATAAAGAGGATATTGTACAGGAAGGTATGATAGGCCTCTATAAGGCTATCCGTGACTACGATAAGGACAAGCTAGCTTCCTTTAGGGCGTTTGCAGAAATTTGTATTACAAGACAAATCATTACGGCTATTAAAACAGCTACTAGGCAAAAACATATTCCATTAAATTCCTATGTATCTCTAAATAAACCTATATACGATGAAGAGTCTGATAGGACTTTATTAGACATTGTAACTGGCATAAATACATCTGATCCTGAGGAGTTAATGATAGGTAGGGAAGAGTTGGACTTTATGGAAGGCAAAATAGGAGAAATCTTATCTGAATTGGAGTGGGAAGTCTTAATGTCTTATGTAGATGGAATGAGTTATCAAGAAATTGCAGAAAACTTAGATAGACATGTAAAAAGTATTGATAATGCTTTACAAAGAGTAAAAAGAAAGTTAGAGAAAATATTAGAGAATAAAATGTAA